One region of Candidatus Saccharibacteria bacterium genomic DNA includes:
- a CDS encoding FAD-binding oxidoreductase — MDNKKHIQSVELVADKVKSFYENKKPFRIFHGSTNSTRTLTFKRDELLDVSMLNCNISIDTKAQTAIVEPNVPMDKLLAATLYLGLLPPVITEFPGITVGGGIQGGAGESSSFKRGFFSQNINWCEMILADGTVIKSSSEENSDLFYGSAGSMGTLGVITAVEIRLVPAKKYVQLTYIPVNSFESANQTMLEQSNQDIDFLDGIMFGSDSGLIIIGQLTDGVYGKVQRFSRAHDQWFYLHAEVINSQGKEYSETVPLTDYLFRYDRGAFWVGRFAFERFKVPYNRFTRYLLNPILHTRKLYQALQESGASQEHIVQDLSLPYDQAVPFLRYIHDELNIYPLWLCPIKPAPKSPFLCNSLPTNLVINVGVWGPRTPNYDQFVSANRSIELKLAELQGKKWLYAHTYYNEAEFWNIYDKNWYDKLRTKYRATTLPDIYTKTKVRERVEVDAKRGLFKTIFGRAKLRIVD, encoded by the coding sequence ATGGACAATAAAAAACATATTCAATCAGTCGAACTGGTAGCAGATAAGGTGAAGAGTTTTTACGAAAATAAAAAACCATTTCGTATATTTCATGGATCGACAAATTCGACGAGAACTTTAACATTTAAAAGAGATGAGCTGCTAGATGTTAGCATGCTGAACTGTAATATATCTATTGATACCAAAGCCCAGACGGCCATTGTTGAACCGAATGTGCCCATGGATAAGTTACTAGCGGCAACGCTGTATCTAGGACTACTGCCTCCGGTTATAACAGAATTTCCCGGTATAACTGTTGGTGGTGGTATTCAAGGGGGTGCAGGAGAGAGCAGCTCCTTTAAGAGAGGCTTCTTCAGTCAAAATATTAATTGGTGCGAAATGATTCTTGCGGATGGAACGGTCATAAAATCTTCTTCGGAAGAGAATAGCGATCTTTTTTATGGTTCAGCTGGATCGATGGGAACTCTGGGTGTCATTACAGCAGTAGAGATACGGTTAGTGCCGGCGAAGAAATACGTGCAGCTCACATATATACCTGTAAATAGTTTTGAATCTGCAAATCAGACAATGCTAGAGCAGTCGAACCAAGATATAGATTTTTTGGATGGTATAATGTTCGGCTCTGATTCGGGATTAATAATAATTGGCCAGCTTACTGATGGAGTGTACGGAAAGGTTCAACGTTTTAGTCGCGCCCATGATCAATGGTTTTATTTGCATGCTGAAGTGATCAATAGCCAGGGAAAAGAATACTCGGAGACGGTGCCCTTAACTGACTACCTATTTCGTTATGACAGAGGAGCATTTTGGGTAGGTCGATTCGCATTTGAACGATTTAAAGTACCCTACAATCGGTTTACGAGATATTTGCTTAATCCAATCTTGCATACACGAAAACTTTATCAAGCATTACAAGAAAGTGGAGCATCACAAGAACACATCGTACAAGATTTATCATTGCCATACGATCAAGCTGTTCCATTTCTTCGCTATATACATGATGAATTGAATATATACCCACTATGGCTTTGCCCCATAAAGCCTGCGCCCAAGTCACCATTTCTTTGTAACTCGCTGCCGACAAATTTAGTAATTAATGTCGGAGTATGGGGACCACGAACACCTAATTACGACCAGTTCGTGAGTGCAAATAGGTCAATAGAGCTGAAATTAGCTGAGCTACAAGGAAAAAAATGGCTTTACGCCCATACCTACTATAATGAGGCTGAATTTTGGAACATATATGACAAAAACTGGTACGACAAGTTGCGGACGAAATACCGGGCAACGACATTACCCGACATTTATACTAAAACAAAAGTACGTGAGCGGGTAGAAGTCGACGCGAAACGTGGCTTATTCAAAACTATATTCGGCAGAGCTAAACTGCGAATTGTAGACTAA
- a CDS encoding DMT family transporter — MSSWWQLGEESGQFGTNRALYQSDHLRGITAALISAVASAAYIVINKYVYLHYAVKPAQYVPIFMIATGFYGLLNVVFHIWKQRGTHQKYKKGPSLFVYAVIISAGLGLVVVGQYFTSAVNSSIIFPAIIVWTAIFSWVLLRERFTRSQIIWCVVLFVGLYIAIVGFRSLTLHIGDLIVLVGTAFVGFSNAYSRPLIARVGSVVATNARVIVGALMAILIALFTLRDVSINSGVVIWALAAGFCLYIGARSFALATHLIDANHTSVINNMQIIFVGVLSVSVLGEDYSVEKLIGSLIVLTSIIFIAHARSRKTATK; from the coding sequence ATGAGTAGCTGGTGGCAATTAGGAGAGGAAAGTGGCCAGTTTGGTACTAATCGGGCACTTTATCAATCAGACCACCTCCGTGGTATAACCGCAGCATTAATATCGGCTGTTGCTAGCGCTGCATATATAGTTATAAACAAATATGTGTACCTACACTATGCGGTTAAACCAGCGCAGTACGTACCAATTTTTATGATTGCAACGGGCTTTTATGGCCTTCTTAACGTAGTTTTTCACATATGGAAACAACGTGGCACTCACCAGAAGTACAAAAAGGGTCCATCCCTATTCGTCTACGCTGTCATCATTTCAGCTGGGCTTGGGCTAGTAGTTGTAGGTCAATATTTCACGAGCGCCGTTAACTCTAGCATTATTTTCCCGGCGATTATTGTTTGGACAGCGATTTTCTCGTGGGTGCTTCTAAGAGAGCGTTTCACTCGCTCTCAAATCATATGGTGTGTCGTCTTGTTCGTGGGTCTTTACATAGCGATTGTCGGTTTTCGTAGCTTGACGTTACATATTGGTGACCTAATCGTACTCGTCGGAACTGCTTTCGTTGGCTTTTCTAATGCCTACTCGCGACCATTGATAGCCCGCGTTGGATCTGTGGTCGCCACAAACGCACGCGTTATCGTTGGTGCATTGATGGCAATACTAATTGCATTGTTTACACTACGAGATGTAAGTATTAATAGTGGAGTTGTAATTTGGGCATTGGCAGCCGGTTTTTGTCTATACATCGGCGCGAGATCTTTTGCCCTGGCTACTCATTTAATCGATGCTAACCATACCTCCGTAATCAACAACATGCAGATAATCTTTGTGGGTGTTCTAAGTGTTTCTGTACTTGGGGAAGACTATTCAGTTGAAAAACTAATCGGTTCTCTCATTGTTCTAACTAGCATCATTTTCATTGCACACGCCCGAAGCCGGAAAACTGCTACCAAGTAG
- a CDS encoding DUF11 domain-containing protein, translating into MKSFNTKIRLETSRAKLVFLSGIISLVAVFGVVAPKVNAGDCDTNAIMHCGFTSSQNFIDVTRANRDGLGHTDLQAIFQYSGLSSADYTRFVGSAKDGTVYRDGRVVVNGQTVMTNSKTMGRSNFNNSSAIGIGGKTYYTGTPSQRWASGRESFAVKVLFDGNGTPQFTVMNVCGNPVLGDKVASGATCNALNRSPVAGKANTYRFTASAGATGLAQITKYVYDFGDGSAPVTKTNPTEAVEHTYDKVGTYTAKLTITASAPGGTSITSTSQTCQLPIRVDVPAVSIEKKVNDAETKEVKVGEEFIYSLLIKNTGSQALTSVVVTDKAPAGVVFVKADTGKVAADGKSYTHTIPSLAKDASVTLKITAKVTTYSDKAITNTACVSAPEVNPGEPTKDDDCDTAVVTNPMPVYECSRLTGPLLSGQTMGYRFTAESKTANGAVLKRALFVFGDGQSRSVNATAGSSTITTDYTYPTQGTYSAHATLYFDVFGVEKASGFNCYAKVEPSKPAVPECKPGIPVGDIRCNPCQYDASLPADDVRCVAPAATLPETGAGNVIALASAALVGGFLWYRHLLFRRHKRAYLAADFGASPLPLAEPFESPDPLAATPFAPQTKRRFSMRRRRQF; encoded by the coding sequence ATGAAGTCATTTAATACAAAAATACGACTTGAAACTTCAAGAGCAAAGCTAGTTTTTTTGTCTGGAATAATTTCGCTCGTTGCGGTCTTTGGGGTTGTCGCGCCGAAAGTCAACGCAGGGGACTGTGATACAAATGCAATTATGCACTGCGGCTTCACCTCTAGTCAGAATTTTATAGATGTTACACGTGCGAATCGTGATGGGCTTGGGCATACAGACCTGCAAGCAATCTTTCAGTATTCTGGGCTTAGTAGCGCAGATTATACCAGATTTGTCGGCAGCGCCAAGGACGGGACAGTCTACAGGGACGGCAGAGTAGTCGTGAACGGTCAAACAGTCATGACAAACAGTAAAACTATGGGTCGGTCTAATTTTAATAATTCTTCGGCAATCGGCATCGGAGGCAAGACGTACTACACGGGAACTCCTTCTCAGCGGTGGGCTAGTGGCAGAGAAAGCTTTGCGGTTAAGGTTCTCTTTGACGGCAACGGCACCCCACAGTTTACAGTTATGAATGTTTGTGGAAATCCGGTTTTAGGCGATAAAGTTGCATCTGGCGCGACATGTAATGCGCTCAATAGATCACCTGTTGCCGGCAAGGCCAATACTTACCGTTTTACGGCTTCTGCAGGAGCAACAGGTCTCGCACAAATAACAAAATATGTGTACGACTTTGGCGATGGTTCTGCGCCAGTGACCAAAACAAATCCAACTGAAGCAGTTGAGCACACTTACGACAAAGTAGGCACTTATACAGCAAAATTAACTATTACCGCCAGCGCTCCGGGCGGGACGAGCATTACTTCGACCAGTCAAACCTGCCAGCTACCCATTCGGGTCGATGTCCCAGCTGTCTCCATAGAGAAAAAGGTCAATGATGCTGAAACCAAGGAAGTAAAGGTAGGCGAAGAATTTATCTATAGTCTGCTTATTAAAAACACCGGTTCACAGGCACTCACTAGTGTTGTCGTGACAGATAAAGCTCCAGCTGGTGTCGTGTTTGTAAAAGCAGATACCGGCAAAGTAGCCGCTGACGGCAAAAGTTATACACATACCATTCCAAGCCTTGCCAAAGATGCGAGTGTTACCCTGAAAATAACGGCAAAAGTAACGACCTACTCAGACAAAGCCATAACAAACACTGCCTGTGTCAGTGCCCCAGAAGTGAACCCAGGCGAGCCGACAAAAGACGATGACTGCGATACTGCTGTAGTGACGAACCCTATGCCCGTCTATGAATGTTCGCGGCTAACTGGCCCTCTGCTCTCCGGACAAACCATGGGCTATCGGTTTACCGCAGAGTCAAAAACCGCCAACGGCGCAGTACTAAAACGTGCACTGTTTGTCTTTGGCGATGGGCAAAGTCGCAGCGTTAATGCTACGGCGGGGAGCAGTACTATCACTACCGACTACACGTATCCAACTCAAGGAACGTATAGCGCCCATGCAACCCTCTACTTTGATGTGTTTGGCGTCGAGAAGGCGTCAGGCTTTAACTGTTACGCCAAAGTTGAGCCATCTAAACCAGCCGTACCTGAGTGCAAGCCGGGCATTCCGGTTGGCGATATTCGCTGCAACCCATGCCAGTACGACGCAAGCCTACCAGCAGACGATGTTCGCTGTGTTGCACCAGCCGCAACGCTGCCCGAAACGGGCGCAGGCAATGTCATTGCCTTGGCTTCGGCTGCATTAGTCGGTGGGTTCCTATGGTACCGTCATTTGCTTTTCCGCCGCCACAAGCGGGCATACCTTGCAGCTGATTTTGGGGCATCACCGTTGCCACTTGCCGAGCCATTTGAGTCGCCGGATCCGCTCGCTGCAACACCATTTGCGCCACAAACAAAGCGCCGTTTCAGTATGCGCCGTCGCCGACAATTCTAA
- a CDS encoding DUF11 domain-containing protein, with translation MIPVYSCDDLKLTPNNENRTVNAVVKYTAKDGATYKNTTLVWGDGSQNVITGTTGNHTYAAAGTYTVQANMLFTVNGTDKAPAANVACSKTVTFTPPPVQKTPSVKIDKKVEGKETVEVEVGKNYNYQIKVTNDGEVDLKNVAVTDTPASNTNIQLVSANGVGTITSNTWNYVIPSLKIGESMSFTLTAKVTKYTEGTLNNTACVNATEVPNQPGQDQDDCDDATVTVKTPPVVIPVYSCDDLKLTPNNENRTVNAVVKYTAKDGATYKNTTLVWGDGSQNVIPFETDKTTLTHTYGTDGTFSVSVKLLFDVNGEDKYAADNADCVKSVTFTTPTTPTTPTTPTTPQVLPDTGAGSVIGLFGFVSVLSAVGYRLFLSRKLSRES, from the coding sequence GTGATACCAGTCTACAGCTGTGACGACCTAAAACTGACACCAAACAACGAAAATCGTACGGTTAATGCGGTAGTTAAGTACACTGCCAAAGACGGTGCGACGTACAAAAACACGACGCTCGTATGGGGTGATGGTAGCCAAAATGTCATAACAGGTACAACCGGTAATCACACCTATGCCGCCGCTGGCACTTACACTGTACAAGCAAACATGTTGTTTACGGTCAACGGTACAGACAAAGCTCCTGCAGCGAACGTTGCTTGTAGTAAGACAGTTACCTTTACACCTCCTCCAGTCCAAAAGACGCCAAGCGTCAAGATAGACAAAAAGGTTGAAGGTAAAGAAACAGTAGAAGTTGAAGTTGGAAAGAACTACAATTACCAGATCAAAGTTACCAACGACGGTGAAGTAGACTTGAAGAACGTCGCCGTTACCGATACGCCTGCCTCAAATACCAATATTCAACTCGTCAGCGCCAATGGTGTCGGAACAATTACCAGCAACACCTGGAACTACGTCATCCCCAGCCTAAAAATAGGTGAAAGCATGAGCTTCACTTTGACAGCAAAAGTTACTAAGTACACTGAAGGCACGCTAAACAACACGGCTTGCGTCAATGCTACAGAAGTACCTAATCAGCCAGGTCAAGACCAAGATGATTGCGATGATGCAACTGTCACCGTAAAAACTCCCCCAGTAGTGATACCAGTCTACAGCTGTGACGACCTAAAACTGACACCAAACAACGAAAATCGTACGGTTAATGCGGTAGTTAAGTACACTGCCAAAGACGGTGCGACGTACAAAAACACGACGCTCGTATGGGGTGATGGTAGCCAAAATGTCATACCATTTGAAACAGACAAAACTACTTTGACCCATACCTACGGAACTGACGGAACGTTTAGTGTGAGCGTAAAGCTTCTGTTCGATGTCAACGGCGAAGATAAGTACGCAGCAGATAACGCAGACTGCGTAAAATCAGTAACATTTACAACCCCAACTACTCCGACTACCCCAACCACACCTACAACACCACAGGTTCTTCCTGACACGGGTGCCGGTAGTGTCATAGGACTGTTTGGATTCGTAAGTGTCCTGAGCGCTGTGGGCTATCGGTTGTTCTTGAGCCGCAAACTTTCCCGAGAAAGTTAG
- a CDS encoding DUF11 domain-containing protein: protein MFNFKGTGKRFKKVLTVSAVVLFMAVLYSATNLYVDSRSSSAADCDANAVMYCGAYDAATLKAKYTGDIPSLYDYFGITSSMVNGAASAKSGYVTKDGKVLVDGKVVANNAVTVGRQYMPGSTTIQAGGKTFYQRPPSVSFASTQISAFVWLDAQGRFVGAVIKSCGNPVKAQNTVVVPVLTCDDLKLTPNNENRTVNAVVKYTAKDGATYKNTTLVWGDGSQNVITGTTGNHTYAAAGTYTVQANMLFTVNGTDKAPAANVACSKTVTFTPPPVQKTPSVKIDKKVEGKETVEVEVGKNYNYQIKVTNDGEVDLKNVAVTDTPASNTNIQLVSANGVGTITSNTWNYVIPSLKIGESMSFTLTAKVTKYTEGTLNNTACVNATEVPNQSGQDQDDCDDATVTVKTPQ, encoded by the coding sequence ATGTTCAATTTCAAGGGCACTGGGAAACGATTTAAGAAGGTACTTACAGTATCTGCTGTCGTCTTATTTATGGCTGTATTATATAGTGCAACTAATTTGTACGTTGATTCTCGAAGCTCAAGTGCGGCTGACTGTGATGCTAATGCCGTCATGTATTGTGGTGCTTACGATGCCGCAACACTGAAAGCTAAGTATACCGGCGACATTCCGTCGCTGTATGACTATTTCGGCATCACAAGTAGTATGGTTAACGGCGCAGCAAGTGCCAAATCGGGGTACGTTACAAAGGACGGCAAAGTTCTCGTTGACGGCAAGGTTGTGGCAAATAATGCTGTAACTGTCGGTCGACAATACATGCCGGGTAGTACAACCATCCAAGCTGGAGGCAAAACCTTTTATCAGAGACCACCGAGTGTAAGTTTTGCAAGCACCCAAATATCTGCCTTTGTGTGGCTTGATGCTCAAGGACGTTTTGTTGGAGCAGTCATTAAGTCATGTGGTAATCCCGTAAAAGCACAGAACACGGTTGTTGTTCCGGTACTGACATGTGACGACCTAAAACTGACACCAAACAACGAAAATCGTACGGTTAATGCGGTAGTTAAGTACACTGCCAAAGACGGTGCGACGTACAAAAACACGACGCTCGTATGGGGTGATGGTAGCCAAAATGTCATAACAGGTACAACCGGTAATCACACCTATGCCGCCGCTGGCACTTACACTGTACAAGCAAACATGTTGTTTACGGTCAACGGTACAGACAAAGCTCCTGCAGCGAACGTTGCTTGTAGTAAGACAGTTACCTTTACACCTCCTCCAGTCCAAAAGACGCCAAGCGTCAAGATAGACAAAAAGGTTGAAGGTAAAGAAACAGTAGAAGTTGAAGTTGGAAAGAACTACAATTACCAGATCAAAGTTACCAACGACGGTGAAGTAGACTTGAAGAACGTCGCCGTTACCGATACGCCTGCCTCAAATACCAATATTCAACTCGTCAGCGCCAATGGTGTCGGAACAATTACCAGCAACACCTGGAACTACGTCATCCCCAGCCTAAAAATAGGTGAAAGCATGAGCTTCACTTTGACAGCAAAAGTTACTAAGTACACTGAAGGCACGCTAAACAACACGGCTTGCGTCAATGCTACAGAAGTACCTAATCAGTCAGGTCAAGACCAAGATGATTGCGATGATGCAACTGTCACCGTAAAAACTCCCCAGTAG
- a CDS encoding ThiF family adenylyltransferase, giving the protein MSSSPAFEASNLCEAFRHLDTVRKDPDDWQPPQIFKLDSPVEEIRFEALLRAGKVTGFRAQTEPLANDLFTYLYPADKKNQDMRREFHQSVIEQGQTFGSYVFFPWSGEIVLYLDEEDHRGVRNYRDRDLRTRDQQRTLREKTIACIGLSVGSKAARSMVQSGIGNHYVIGDGDTLDSSNLNRIDGTVRDVGASKVAILARHISEVDPWIKQTHLPDGFHAGDERVLLKAGVDIIVEAVDDMSAKALLRLFAERRRIPLIMPADLHDKSMIDVERHDLRDKKRKLPFMGRISRADTIRISEFPISEAEKESLMLAHTGATNLSVRMMQSVMSRDAHLGGMPQKGATATRGGADVEFAAAEILLGHDLPTGRYYDNPRDTFNLGPEHNLLTWIRTALAVKSYAESRRRANQSNG; this is encoded by the coding sequence ATGAGCAGCAGTCCTGCGTTCGAAGCAAGCAATTTATGTGAGGCATTTCGGCATCTGGATACGGTCAGAAAAGATCCAGATGATTGGCAGCCTCCACAGATATTCAAACTGGATTCTCCAGTTGAAGAGATCCGCTTTGAGGCGCTGTTGCGTGCTGGGAAAGTCACTGGTTTTCGAGCCCAAACAGAACCGCTAGCAAATGATTTGTTTACTTATCTATACCCTGCAGACAAAAAAAACCAAGATATGCGGCGTGAGTTTCATCAGAGTGTCATAGAGCAAGGACAAACGTTTGGGTCGTATGTTTTCTTCCCTTGGTCTGGGGAAATAGTTTTATATTTGGACGAAGAGGACCACAGGGGGGTGAGAAATTATCGTGACAGAGATCTACGGACGCGCGATCAACAGCGAACACTTCGTGAAAAAACGATTGCTTGTATCGGGCTTAGTGTTGGCAGCAAGGCTGCCAGGAGTATGGTCCAATCGGGTATAGGAAATCATTATGTTATCGGTGACGGTGACACGCTAGATAGCTCAAACTTGAATCGTATTGACGGAACGGTTCGAGATGTCGGTGCAAGTAAGGTAGCTATCCTCGCTCGTCATATTAGTGAGGTTGATCCATGGATTAAACAGACTCACTTGCCGGATGGATTCCACGCGGGGGACGAGAGAGTGCTCCTCAAAGCAGGCGTCGATATTATTGTCGAGGCAGTCGATGATATGTCTGCTAAAGCCTTATTAAGGCTTTTTGCAGAGCGCAGAAGAATACCTTTGATTATGCCCGCTGACTTGCATGACAAATCAATGATAGACGTGGAGCGTCACGATTTACGTGATAAGAAACGTAAATTACCGTTCATGGGAAGAATATCGCGCGCCGACACAATCCGTATAAGCGAATTCCCTATTTCTGAAGCTGAAAAAGAAAGTTTGATGTTGGCGCATACCGGTGCTACAAACCTATCCGTTCGCATGATGCAATCGGTTATGAGCCGCGACGCACACTTAGGAGGGATGCCTCAAAAAGGCGCGACAGCTACAAGGGGTGGTGCCGACGTTGAGTTTGCAGCAGCAGAGATTCTTCTTGGGCACGACTTGCCAACGGGCAGATATTACGACAACCCCCGTGATACTTTTAATCTGGGTCCAGAGCATAACTTATTAACCTGGATAAGAACTGCACTGGCAGTAAAGTCTTACGCGGAGTCTAGGAGGCGTGCTAATCAGTCAAACGGTTAG
- a CDS encoding response regulator has protein sequence MTRIAIIEDDQAISMMYRIKFEAEGFTVETAANGRLGLELAEKMKPDIILLDLMMPEMNGEEMLTKLRKTSWGKDIKVVILTNSGEEQAPPELKALGICRYIVKAEMTPRQVAEMVKTVLAA, from the coding sequence ATGACGAGAATAGCCATCATAGAAGACGATCAGGCTATTAGTATGATGTACCGGATAAAGTTTGAGGCCGAAGGTTTCACTGTTGAAACAGCAGCCAACGGTAGACTCGGACTAGAGCTGGCTGAAAAGATGAAGCCAGACATCATCCTTCTCGACCTCATGATGCCCGAGATGAATGGCGAAGAAATGCTCACAAAACTACGCAAAACAAGCTGGGGTAAGGACATCAAAGTCGTGATACTGACCAACTCTGGTGAGGAGCAAGCACCTCCCGAACTAAAAGCGCTTGGCATTTGCCGCTACATTGTCAAAGCAGAAATGACCCCCCGTCAGGTTGCCGAAATGGTCAAAACCGTCCTCGCCGCCTAA
- a CDS encoding transposase yields MPSRNVVREFETGAYYHVYNRGVEKRIIFSDDQDYTVFLGLLKKYLANDRRDANKNNRHRFPSLESEVALLAYCLMPNHFHLLVYQMTESGVEKLMRRVSTGYVMYFNEKYNRVGSLFQGPYKASRITSDAYLYHISRYIHLNPDAYAVWPYSSYKYYAKGEEPKWLRSDRVLDLFGDRQEYLSFVAEYVDQQRELEDLKWQLANDVTRDEM; encoded by the coding sequence ATGCCTAGTAGAAATGTTGTGCGAGAGTTTGAGACGGGAGCGTACTATCATGTATATAATAGGGGCGTTGAAAAAAGAATTATTTTTTCTGACGACCAAGATTACACCGTTTTCCTGGGGTTACTAAAAAAATATCTTGCCAACGACAGGCGGGATGCCAATAAAAATAATAGACACCGTTTTCCTTCGCTTGAAAGTGAAGTTGCGCTTTTAGCATACTGCCTGATGCCGAATCATTTTCATTTGCTTGTGTATCAAATGACCGAAAGCGGCGTAGAAAAACTTATGCGCCGCGTGAGTACAGGTTATGTGATGTACTTTAATGAAAAATATAATCGCGTCGGATCGCTTTTTCAGGGGCCATATAAAGCCTCGCGAATAACCAGTGATGCATATTTGTACCATATTTCGCGCTATATTCATCTAAATCCAGACGCATACGCTGTCTGGCCGTACTCGAGCTACAAGTATTACGCCAAGGGTGAGGAACCAAAGTGGCTTCGTAGTGACAGGGTACTCGACCTGTTTGGAGATAGGCAGGAGTATCTGTCGTTCGTAGCAGAATATGTGGATCAGCAGCGTGAGCTTGAGGATCTAAAGTGGCAACTCGCAAACGATGTCACCCGTGACGAAATGTGA
- the murD gene encoding UDP-N-acetylmuramoyl-L-alanine--D-glutamate ligase, with the protein MKVAIIGYATEGEVSYKYFLKRGHNVTICDVNPSVDTPTGAQTQLGENYLDDLGRFDCIVRSAGIHPSLIFEKNPGVEAKVTTAVDQFLSDCPTKNVIGITGTKGKGTTSTLTAKILEAAGQTVWLGGNIGRSPLEFIDNVQPNDWVVLELSSFQLSDITHSPHIAACLMVVPEHLDWHTDVADYVKAKSRLFAQQDSDDVAIYYAENEASKEIAATGAGQKVSYYAHPGAWVNGNMITIDGQDICTTDKLKLLGEHNWQNVCAATTTVWHALSPELPDEINRVNTAIRGVLTTFSGLEHRLEFVREFAGVRYYDDSFGTTPETAIVAVQAFKQPKIIILGGSDKGAPYDELARAVSVGNVKMALLIGDQATRIQAALEKVGFHAFMPGGSSMTEIITNAKGAAQTGDVVLLSTGCASFGMFQNYKDRGNQFKQAVQSLA; encoded by the coding sequence ATGAAGGTAGCGATTATTGGGTACGCGACTGAAGGCGAAGTCAGTTACAAATATTTTTTGAAGCGTGGCCACAACGTCACTATATGTGATGTCAATCCAAGCGTTGATACTCCTACAGGTGCACAGACACAGCTGGGAGAAAACTATTTGGACGACCTTGGTAGGTTTGACTGCATAGTTCGTAGCGCCGGCATACATCCCAGCTTAATTTTTGAGAAAAATCCTGGCGTCGAGGCCAAAGTTACAACTGCTGTCGATCAGTTTCTTTCGGACTGTCCGACAAAAAATGTCATCGGTATAACGGGTACTAAAGGCAAAGGAACCACCAGCACATTGACCGCAAAAATTCTCGAAGCAGCGGGACAGACCGTTTGGTTAGGCGGTAACATTGGTCGTTCGCCACTGGAGTTCATTGATAATGTGCAGCCCAACGACTGGGTCGTGCTGGAGCTCAGTAGCTTTCAGCTTTCCGACATCACCCACTCGCCACACATTGCCGCTTGCCTCATGGTTGTACCAGAGCACCTCGACTGGCACACTGACGTGGCTGACTATGTTAAAGCAAAATCACGCTTGTTTGCCCAGCAAGATAGCGACGATGTTGCAATTTATTACGCCGAGAATGAGGCATCCAAAGAGATAGCGGCTACCGGCGCAGGGCAAAAAGTGTCCTACTACGCCCATCCCGGGGCTTGGGTTAATGGCAACATGATTACTATTGACGGGCAAGATATCTGCACGACAGATAAACTAAAGCTCCTCGGGGAACATAACTGGCAGAACGTCTGCGCCGCCACAACAACCGTTTGGCATGCTTTATCGCCAGAGTTACCAGACGAAATCAACAGAGTAAATACCGCAATCCGCGGTGTACTGACGACATTTTCCGGCCTTGAGCATCGTTTAGAGTTTGTACGCGAGTTTGCCGGCGTTAGATACTACGATGATAGCTTTGGAACTACCCCAGAAACCGCAATTGTCGCAGTGCAGGCATTTAAGCAACCGAAGATTATCATCCTGGGCGGCTCTGATAAGGGAGCGCCGTATGACGAACTAGCGCGTGCCGTTTCAGTGGGCAACGTCAAAATGGCTCTGCTCATTGGTGACCAAGCCACTCGCATTCAGGCGGCGCTGGAAAAGGTCGGGTTCCATGCATTTATGCCCGGTGGCAGTTCCATGACTGAAATTATTACTAACGCTAAGGGCGCGGCACAAACGGGTGATGTCGTATTGCTTTCAACTGGATGCGCCAGTTTTGGCATGTTTCAAAACTATAAGGACCGGGGCAATCAGTTTAAGCAAGCCGTGCAATCACTCGCTTAA